The Anoxybacillus flavithermus genome has a segment encoding these proteins:
- a CDS encoding DUF1640 domain-containing protein produces MESQVLQAVKELLYEVREMRGEIENLKQEMQSFKQEMRAEMESFKQEMRAEMESFKQEIREEVKELHVRIGKLETKVDKLHDKFELHAQKQWQTEADVYRLKKLIGIE; encoded by the coding sequence GTGGAAAGCCAAGTGTTACAAGCAGTGAAAGAATTGCTTTATGAAGTACGTGAAATGCGTGGGGAAATAGAGAACTTGAAACAAGAGATGCAAAGCTTCAAACAAGAGATGCGTGCAGAGATGGAAAGCTTTAAACAAGAGATGCGTGCAGAAATGGAGAGCTTTAAGCAAGAAATACGTGAAGAAGTAAAAGAACTGCATGTGCGCATCGGAAAGTTAGAAACAAAAGTGGACAAGCTCCATGACAAATTTGAACTGCACGCACAAAAGCAATGGCAAACGGAAGCAGATGTATATCGTTTAAAAAAATTAATCGGCATTGAATAA
- a CDS encoding transcriptional regulator, which translates to MFLKRTKNPLFFFYRKKKKGIWWKMMLQHIGEQIRRLRNAHDWTQEQLAQRLNVSRSKVSKWENGEVLPDLQSIIDMSDLFRVSTDFLLGKHPTDEQLLQEVRLAYGTNDMSDEQLSVIRYLNEQPRLAKRLYALQALPTHKRKRLEEIVIKMIDEMIEALK; encoded by the coding sequence TTGTTCTTAAAAAGAACAAAAAATCCCCTTTTCTTCTTCTATCGTAAAAAGAAAAAGGGAATTTGGTGGAAGATGATGTTACAACATATCGGAGAACAAATTAGGCGTTTGCGCAACGCACACGATTGGACGCAAGAACAATTGGCACAGCGATTAAACGTGTCTCGGTCGAAAGTGAGTAAATGGGAAAATGGTGAAGTGCTTCCTGATTTGCAGTCGATTATCGACATGAGTGATTTATTTCGCGTCAGCACTGATTTTTTGCTCGGTAAACACCCGACAGATGAACAACTATTGCAAGAAGTACGATTAGCGTACGGGACAAATGACATGAGCGATGAGCAGTTATCCGTTATTCGCTACTTGAATGAACAGCCGAGGCTTGCGAAACGACTATATGCGTTGCAGGCATTACCGACGCATAAACGAAAACGTTTGGAAGAGATCGTCATAAAGATGATCGATGAGATGATTGAAGCATTGAAATAA
- a CDS encoding accessory Sec system translocase SecA2 (functions in protein export; can interact with acidic membrane phospholipids and the SecYEG protein complex; binds to preproteins; binds to ATP and undergoes a conformational change to promote membrane insertion of SecA/bound preprotein; ATP hydrolysis appears to drive release of the preprotein from SecA and deinsertion of SecA from the membrane; additional proteins SecD/F/YajC aid SecA recycling; exists in an equilibrium between monomers and dimers; may possibly form higher order oligomers; in some organisms, especially gram positive pathogens, have paralogs that have been found to be nonessential but do function in secretion of a subset of exported proteins): protein MLSYIKKLVNSDERKLKNYYKTVARINELEPTFETLTDDELRAKTNEFKQRLTQGETVFDIQAEAFATVREASKRVLGMRHFDVQLIGGLVLAEGNIAEMATGEGKTLVASAPSYLRALEGKGVHVITVNDYLAKRDRDLIGQIHEFLGLSVGLNLPHMSPEEKKAAYHADITYGVGNEFGFDYLRDHMAYSVADRVQRPFHYAIIDEVDSVLIDEAKTPLIIAGKTGVSSELSYLCARIVKHFVRDEDYEYDEETKTVNLTERGIEKIEKGFGIDNLYDLEHQVLYHYVIQALRAYVMFTRDVDYIVKDGKVLLIDMFTGRPMEGRSLSNGLHQAIEAKEGLELTEENKIQASITIQNYFRLYPILSGMTGTAKTEEKEFQTLYGMDVVQIPTNRPVIRQDLPDRVFATVDAKYKAVAKEAKRVHATGQPMLIGTTSILQSEKVAKYLAEEGLPFQLLNAKSVEQEVELISRAGQKGQITIATNMAGRGTDIMLGEGVAELGGLYVLGTERHESRRIDNQLKGRAGRQGDPGRSQFFISLEDDMFRRFAKDELEKIKKSLQVNDEGEVLNKDIHEFVNRVQRICEGSNFSIREYNLKLDDVLNEQRRTIYTLRNRVLEADDVISIVVHMVPSFLEREVAYTCPEDVIPEEWDIARLVETVQKLTNEHMDVAGVVEQKEVEAIVKQAIASWESRVHAFTYTEEQQWALKRALLSLIDFHWTKHLEAMELLKEGIGLRYYGQEDPMRQYAKEGLELFTLMYHRLEKDASQQLAQLISQ from the coding sequence TGCGCGCCAAAACAAATGAATTTAAACAACGGCTCACGCAAGGCGAAACGGTATTTGATATACAGGCCGAAGCGTTTGCAACCGTTCGTGAAGCATCCAAACGCGTGCTCGGTATGCGTCATTTTGACGTTCAATTGATTGGCGGATTAGTGCTAGCGGAAGGAAATATTGCCGAGATGGCGACCGGGGAAGGAAAAACGCTCGTCGCTTCCGCCCCAAGTTATTTGCGTGCCCTTGAAGGAAAAGGGGTGCACGTCATTACAGTCAACGACTACTTAGCGAAACGCGATCGCGATTTAATTGGACAAATTCACGAGTTTTTAGGTTTATCCGTCGGTCTAAACTTGCCACACATGTCTCCAGAAGAAAAAAAAGCGGCATACCATGCTGATATTACGTATGGCGTCGGCAATGAGTTCGGCTTCGATTATTTGCGCGATCATATGGCATACAGCGTCGCCGATCGTGTGCAACGCCCGTTCCATTATGCAATTATTGATGAAGTCGATAGCGTACTAATTGACGAAGCAAAAACTCCGCTCATTATCGCAGGAAAGACAGGCGTAAGCTCGGAACTAAGCTACTTATGCGCACGCATCGTAAAACATTTCGTTCGCGATGAAGATTACGAATACGACGAGGAGACGAAAACGGTCAACTTAACGGAACGAGGCATTGAAAAAATTGAAAAAGGATTCGGGATCGACAACTTATATGACCTTGAACATCAAGTGTTGTACCATTACGTCATTCAAGCGTTGCGCGCCTACGTCATGTTTACGCGCGATGTTGATTATATCGTCAAGGACGGAAAAGTATTGCTTATTGATATGTTTACCGGCCGCCCGATGGAAGGACGCAGCTTAAGTAACGGACTGCACCAAGCGATTGAAGCGAAAGAAGGACTCGAACTAACCGAAGAAAACAAAATTCAAGCATCGATTACGATTCAAAACTATTTCCGTCTTTATCCGATTTTATCCGGCATGACAGGAACAGCGAAAACGGAAGAAAAAGAGTTTCAAACGTTGTACGGCATGGATGTCGTTCAAATTCCGACAAACCGCCCTGTCATTCGCCAAGACTTACCTGACCGCGTCTTTGCGACCGTCGACGCGAAATATAAAGCAGTCGCCAAAGAAGCGAAGCGCGTACACGCGACTGGACAGCCAATGCTCATTGGGACAACGTCCATTTTACAATCGGAAAAAGTGGCGAAATATTTAGCGGAAGAAGGTCTACCGTTTCAATTGTTAAACGCTAAAAGCGTTGAACAAGAAGTCGAGCTTATTTCGCGTGCGGGCCAAAAAGGACAAATTACGATCGCAACAAATATGGCAGGACGCGGAACAGACATTATGCTTGGAGAAGGCGTGGCAGAACTTGGCGGGTTGTATGTCCTCGGTACAGAGCGTCACGAAAGCCGCCGCATTGACAATCAATTAAAAGGACGCGCTGGTCGTCAAGGTGATCCGGGGCGCTCGCAATTTTTCATTTCGCTTGAAGACGACATGTTTCGTCGCTTCGCCAAAGACGAATTAGAAAAAATTAAAAAATCACTCCAAGTGAATGATGAAGGCGAAGTATTAAACAAAGATATTCATGAGTTTGTCAATCGTGTCCAACGCATTTGTGAAGGAAGCAATTTCTCTATACGCGAATATAACTTAAAGCTCGATGACGTATTGAATGAACAACGCCGAACCATTTATACGCTCCGTAACCGTGTGCTTGAAGCTGACGATGTGATTTCAATTGTCGTTCATATGGTGCCATCGTTTCTTGAACGTGAAGTGGCTTATACATGTCCAGAAGATGTCATTCCAGAAGAATGGGACATCGCACGTTTAGTAGAAACGGTGCAAAAATTGACAAACGAACATATGGATGTAGCTGGTGTCGTTGAGCAAAAAGAAGTGGAAGCAATCGTAAAACAAGCTATCGCATCGTGGGAATCACGCGTTCACGCATTTACGTATACGGAAGAACAGCAATGGGCGTTAAAACGCGCTTTACTTTCGCTCATCGACTTCCATTGGACAAAACATTTAGAAGCGATGGAGCTATTGAAAGAAGGAATTGGGTTGCGCTATTACGGACAAGAAGATCCGATGCGCCAATATGCAAAAGAAGGGTTGGAGCTCTTTACTCTTATGTATCATCGTTTAGAAAAAGATGCTTCCCAACAACTTGCCCAGCTCATATCACAATAA
- a CDS encoding accessory Sec system S-layer assembly protein produces the protein MLPFFKKKKQGEDSTVQAEQLFDGASEQQDEDVHTTLSIHPLMSLTTEQKYYFQYVNNELPPLKKNQVSLSGIEWKKDGDRYIVTAFVRNALDKAIRFDHIPLLFIGPDGKVIGRKIFPMNELGDIPPKSSRPWRFVFTTNDLYTEDIPETGWKLAFELQKPHKLDLEESWQRHLKEEDKQKLEQLVRSLTPPKQEEVNVMGLQALINNEGNLVVTLLIRNGSDKNITFEQLPLVIEDASGEVVARGAFTLNLEVKANTSKPWTFIFPKSLLQKDECDFSTWRVYIPQ, from the coding sequence ATGCTTCCATTTTTCAAAAAGAAAAAACAAGGGGAAGATAGCACCGTTCAAGCAGAGCAATTATTTGACGGCGCAAGTGAACAACAAGATGAAGATGTCCATACGACATTATCGATTCATCCACTGATGTCGCTAACAACCGAACAAAAATATTATTTTCAATACGTCAATAACGAATTACCACCGTTGAAAAAAAATCAAGTGTCGTTGTCGGGGATTGAATGGAAGAAGGATGGGGATCGTTACATTGTGACGGCGTTTGTCCGCAATGCCCTAGATAAAGCCATTCGTTTTGACCATATCCCACTACTGTTCATCGGACCAGATGGAAAAGTCATCGGAAGGAAAATATTCCCGATGAATGAACTTGGCGACATTCCGCCAAAAAGCAGCCGTCCGTGGCGATTTGTATTCACCACGAACGACTTATATACAGAAGACATTCCAGAAACAGGATGGAAATTGGCGTTTGAATTACAAAAGCCACACAAGCTTGACTTAGAAGAAAGTTGGCAACGGCATTTAAAAGAAGAAGATAAACAAAAGCTTGAACAGCTCGTGCGCTCCCTTACCCCACCAAAGCAAGAAGAGGTAAACGTCATGGGATTGCAAGCACTCATAAACAACGAAGGGAATTTAGTCGTAACACTACTCATTCGTAACGGCAGCGACAAAAACATTACGTTTGAACAACTGCCTTTAGTCATTGAAGATGCGTCAGGTGAAGTTGTCGCACGCGGTGCATTTACGTTGAATTTGGAAGTGAAAGCAAACACAAGCAAGCCATGGACGTTTATCTTTCCAAAATCACTTTTGCAAAAAGACGAATGTGATTTTTCTACATGGCGTGTCTATATCCCGCAATAA